aaaaattGATTGAAACATTGAAAGTATTAGTTAGTGTGTATGCCAGGATTtgccagtttgtgtgtgttcagattgATTAGTTGTTTATTTCACCTGGCTCCCACCTAAAGTGCCCCGAGTGTGAAGGCTGTAAAAGTTTAGTGTGCATCAGGTGTGAGTTTAGTAGTGTTTTCACCAAATGCACTGGTGTTGATGGGAGAATTGGCCACCGTCGCACACGCCACATGTTCAAGCttgattcaatttttttttttttttagataaagtGTTGGAAACTTTCCTTCAAATGGGGAAAATATCTGCCAAGGATAATAACAAGTACATTTATTtgcatgtataaataaatgttttagattCACGCTGCCACTGGACTCTGAAATAACCTGAAAGACTTTTGTTGTGTTCGAACGTCGTTCTCCTCTCACTCCATCTTCTACCCGTTATGGTCCTGACATTATTTAGACACAGCTCATTAACGGTTACGGTCATGCCTTTGTGTCTGCTGTTGGAGGGAGTTTGTGATAACTCGCCTAATATTCTAATCATATATCAGCAgtataaccttttttttgttttgtcattttaatttgtcattAGTCTTCATCAATGTATGAGATAAACTCATCCCAGAGAAGAGATTTTGCTCACGAGTTTGACATTTGTCTATGCTCATAACCCCGGTTAGATCCCACATGTTTTATCTATGCTGGCAGGAATTGAGAGCGATTCCTCAGCGGGACATCTTTAttggaagtttttcctttcaTGAATTCATGAACGGAGAGTCATTGCTTTGTGGTTGGTTCCCCTTGTAGTGAAAGGGATCCCTTGAGTGGTGCCATTTTTGTCCCTCGTCTCTGAACAAACGAACACACCGACTATTGAGACACAGCTGTGACAGAGTCAGCGTTCACTTTTGATGTCCCATCCAATCGTTGGGGTTTGGAAGCCTTTATGGGCAGAACAATCTTCCGCCGTACTCCCCTTCATCACAAGAGGCTTTCGCACAAACAAGCCCCATTTGCCTGAAAGAACTTCACCACGACATGTTTCTTCAATTATCCTTCTTATGCTGATTGCTTTTGATTCTGAGatgagctcttttttttttttttaatgtgaagcTGCCTTTAAGAGCAGCTTAGTTCCAGGATTTTCAAGCGCTGCGGCTTGTGCCAAATGGGCtcacacagatttattttttttcttactatttttacaaagacaaatatttacacgactgtctctgtcttttttttctgactctgTCTCACTTTGGGTAAAATGTTTGTCTAAGAGGTACCTTCTGGATGTACAGTGCTGTATGatatgggggcggggggggggcatgatatCTGATCTACCCAGCAGGCGGACCTGTGGTCATTTCTGCGGGAGTAATGGAATTCTGTGGCCTGTCCCAGTACTGAGATGGAATTTGGAAAGCAGTCAGGCATGGTCTATAACTCACATATATAGACCACCTCGGTCATAATTTAGAAGGTGGTTAGGAGAGGAATGTCAACTTTGGTACTTAGAGTTGTTTTCACTGGCGGacgtcagagagagagagacgctctCTCgcccaggtgtgtttgtgtgttctgcAGTAAGCCCACCTGTTTCACTCACTAATCtgctgctatgtgtgtgtgtgtgtgtgtgtgttcaggtgacCTGTCTCCAGTGCAGATGTCCCCTGTCCCACAGTCCCAGTTCATTCCCTTGTCTGAGGTGTTGTGTTCGGTCATCTCGGATATGAACGCCTCTGAAATCGTCGTCAGCCAGGAAGCGCTTGTAAATCACATGAGCAAAGCCCACCCAGGTAAAGCATGAAGTCGTTGTCGCGTTTTTAAAAGCGGCCTTTGGGATTTGGTTGAAAGCtctcatttgttttctgatggAATGATATTTTTTAAAGTCTGTCGGTTACGTTTGAATCAGTCGCCATTtgtatcaaaaaaataaatacattccaAAACGGCAAACAGTTGTTGAACTTTGTTATAATTCAAACTCAAATTAGTATTAATTTGCCGCCTTGCTTGTCTACTCTTCTCTCGTTTACGCTTCAGGGATCACTATCCCCACTCAGGACATTCTCTACAATGCTCTCGGCACTCTAATCAAGGAGCGCAAAATTTACCACACTGGCGAGGGCTACTTCATCGTCACGCCTCAGACCTATTTCATCACCAACAACATGGTCCGAGAGAAGAACTGGTGGACCTCTGGCTCGGCAGATGacgctccttcacctcctcccgtTACCTACCTCTTGAGCAACGATGTCTGTCTCGAGAGCTCTCAAACTCTGCCAGTGGCTCACTGCAAGTCTTGCAGCTGCTTCGGTCCTCTTCAAACGTCCACCAATATCGCAGCGACTCCGGCACCAGCCGCCGTCCCTCCTTCCTCCGCTGTCCCAGACCAGCAttctgtctctgtttccatAAGTGAATGCACCAACAAGAGCTTAAAGTGGCCCCGGCCATTAGACCACAAACCCGCCATCCAGCATCAGTCCACCTCCACGGCAGCAGACTGTCAGGCAAGCGAGATCAGCAAGACGACAATCGCGACTAGCGCCGCCGGCcgcaaagacaaagagagcaaACCAGGGAGGAAGTTTGGTCTCAGCTTGTTCCGGAGGAATgcaggtaaaaaagaaaagccaaagaAGGAGTACGCTTCATTTTCAGGTCAGTTTCCGCCGGAGGAGTGGCCGGTAAGAGACGAGAATGACCTGAACAACTTGCCTCGCGACCTGGAGCATGCCATAATCAAACGCATCAACCCGGAACTGACTGTGGACAACTTGACACGGCACACGGTCCTAatgaagaagatggaggagaaaaggGACAGGGGGAAAGACAAAGTGTTGGACAGAGGCCTGGATAAAGATGAAAAGGGAGTAAACAAGGGAATGTCCACTGAGATCCTGACAGTGTCAAAACTCAGACATCATCATTCCTCTAAGGCAGGGAAAAGATCTGCTCAGAGGGCCTCTCGCAGTAAGAGGAGGGTCCAGTCCTCGAGAGACAAGCATAAGGAAAGGGAGAAAGAGACGGTCAAGTCTAAGACTCCTCTATCTGCTGATGATTATCCAGATGGGGAGGATTTGATCCCCTTTCAGCTCGGGGTGGAAATCCCTGTCGGCAATCCCGATCAAGTGGAAGATGAAGGGGCTGTCGAAGGGAAATCGCTTTATAAAAAGCGCATCGAGAACCCTTTCCAAACTCACTCGGGTAAAGACAACGAGGCCAGACAGAACAGAGAGCAAAGACGAGAAGCGAAAGAGGGCCAGGCTTCGGAGACAGGGAGGAAGGAGCGAACGAGTCATCGGTCCAAATCGTGGGACCCACATCGGGCCAAAAAGATCGCGTCAGATGGAGAGCAAGCGGGGAAATCCCTAATATCAGAGGACAGGTATCACTGCGCCCAAAAGAAGGACCTTACTGTCGATCACCTGCTCCACGAAGACACAAAGCCCAACAGAAATCTGCCACTGGACTACAGCTCAGCCTACCCACAGAGCAGCACCCTCCGGATAGATGACAAGGTCCGGCATCCGAGGGAGGGAAAGAGTAAGGACGGCTGGGAGGAAGGCAAGAACAAGCGTTTTCAGGAAGCGCCGTATAACGGTGTGCCAGACCGCAGCCAAACTCGAGACGCTGGCTTGTCTGACATCCAGCAAtgctctaaccctaacccttacgAGCCTGTTATAAATCACTCGCACGGCGTGACTCCTCCCTACACCAGGCCTACTTTACAACGGAAACACTCCCTCAAACTCGCCAACCCGAAAAGAGACGATATCCAGAGGCCTGACAATCTGCCCTCACCCCAGCAGCTCCGTGAAACCGCAGCCGGCGAGGAACAGCGGGAGCTGAGACCCATCGTTATCAGCAATAAGACTCGAAAGACCACGACCCAGGCGGAGAGGCCGGAGCTGATAACAGACAGCACTCCAACGATGGACACCGGCGGCTTTATCGAAGGCGACGACGGCCTCTATCGGGGAGCCGACGAGCAAGAGGACGAAGACGCCTGCAGCTCCTCGTGTCTGAATGAGGAGGAGGTCATCGACGCGGCAAGTATGTATCGAGCATGTGCAGCCGAATACGATCAGCCGCAGTATCAGGGCGCAAACACTCACTATTACAATTCCAACCTTCATCAACCACAAGTCACCGCTATGCAAAATTCAAAGGAATCCAATTTCGATATCCCTCCCTCAGCCACCCAGAGGGAGGAGTCTCTCAGCCCCGCCAGAGCTGGAGAGACCACCTGGAGGCTCAGGCATCACGATCGAACGACTCGATCAGCGAGGGCGCAGAAGGGTTCCGGCTCCAGACAAAGCTCCTCGGCCCAGGAGGGGCCGCGACACGAAGGTGCAGACAGTAGCATCTTTGACTACTGCCAGACTGAGATGGAATCAGACGGAGAGACGGCGCTCAAGTCAGCGGACGAGGCGGATGGGGGGCGGCCTCACTGGGCAGCCGAGTTAGCGGAAACCCAGGAGGAAGAGTCCGATGAGACGGGCGGTCCTCAAACACCCGGGGCGGTCCTGAGCACTCCCGGCGCCGCCAGAGCAGCAGAGATGGGAGAGAACCAGAGCATCACTGGAGACAGTGGTATAGATTCTCCTCGGTGAGTGTCTCTCTTTATAATAGTTGTAATAAAATACTCTTGTTGTGTTTGCAGCCTAGTTTGAGACCTGGTGTATCGTTATTCATTAAACAGAAGGAAAGGTTTCATTGGAGAGCAAAAAAGGTCCTCATGAATAAAGCCACAAGCCCATATGCAGAATATACACATTGTCTTCAGGCCACTGTCAttccattgtttttatttattgtccatctcacacacagacattaacCTCTGGGCTGCATGTCTGTGGTCGGCCATTCTCCAAAtgtgtgggttttctttttgtccttttaAGCAAACTAAAGCTGAGTAAACACCTTGCGACCAATTACAGCATCCAGTAATTGGACAGAAGGGAATCATTTTGATAACTACGTGTAATTGCTGTATACTTAAATCATCATTTATaatcaaagaggaagaaaagcacTATTTTTTCAAATTGAACTTGCGGGGCACCCAAATATGTAGGGGGAACGTGTCACCTTCTTCAAATCGAGTACTTACAGataattaacccccccccccccccccctcttcccgaCAGAACACGCGTCAGTCTGACCTCCAGCAACGGCGTCATTCTGGAGGGGCTCAAGAGAAGAAGCTTTTTACAAAACCTGGAGAAGCTGCATTCGAAGAGCAACGGCATTCGACCACAGAGCTCACTGCTGCAGCTGACTCCCGTCATGAATGTATAGCAGacccgagcccccccccccccccccctcggcgcAAAACGCCAAAGCCATTTCACAGAGTCTTCAGATCTATGCAACTGTTTAGCCAACGTATCCAGTTAGAATGCCTTGAGATCAATCAAAAACTGCATTAGACATTCTGTTAACAGGAGATCAAAGGCTACTTTTACAGTCATACATATTACCACAAATGTCTGAACAGATGTACAGTATGTAACTTGTCTttgtaaataacattaaaatatgCTATGACATGCATTTGCTACCTTGCTTGTGGTGATAATGCAGGAATCATCGACATGAATATAGATTTCTTTAAGAGTAATGACAGTAACACTATTAATGTCTCCTTTAACCATGTCATTGAGCAATAATCATCAATAAAATGACTAAATCTACACGTTGCCTTTGTCTCATTCGCTCCATCGCATATCGGTGCTATTTAAACAAAAAGAAGCCAAAGAATTGTCTGTATTGGaaatcaatcacacacacgatgcagtatatatatatatatgggggCCCGTAGCACCGGATACCCATCCAGCGCAAGGAAGAAACGATGCTACAGTTTGAGggcaagccgccagtttatcgcagggcaacacagagacagacaatcagccacacacacactcacacctacgggcaatttagtgtcaccaactAGCCaccatgtctttggtggtgggaggaagccggagaacccggagagccaacgcagacacggggagaacatgcaaacccctcacagaacatctcgctgtgaggcaacagtgcttaccactgcgccaccattaagtaataataatttacaaagTCTGGATGGTTTTATGCAGAACACGTGTTGGGAATAACCTTAAACATTTGCACGAGCTTTTTAAACTGCATAATTTCTGGTGTAATTACCCGTGATGTAAACCAGACATTGCTCCCCCCAGGTGGCTGATAAGCCCTATTATTTTCTACATATCAGTGAGAGTGGATCGCAACCTTGAGTTGACCTCAAGAGGGAATTTATGCTCGACATCCAGCAGCGATGGTTGGTTTCCTGGTCTTGGGTTCGTAAGCGCATTCTAGACACTGAAATACAACACAGCTTTCATGACCGGGTCAGTTTTGATGACTTTATCAAAAGTCCAGCCACAGGGATAGATTCTGGTAGACATAAAACATGAGCGAAGAGCGACACCCAGTGGACATGTTTAATATGTGCACCAATCAGCCTGCCCATGGAATAAATTCACTGCAGAGCATCCCTTTTAAGCACTTTATAATGGAGTGGCTGAAAAGGAGGCCCCATTTACTCGTTTTGGTTGTGCAGGTTAATACTAAAATGACTTTAGGGGGAAAAAAGCAAGAGtcaaaaacctttatttatccacATTTATGTCACTTCATTGGGAAGGTGTTACAGGAGTTACCTTTATGAGAAGCCGATATGGatcttttacattttctttctacaTTGGAGGCCATTGACAAAAATGAAGggaaataataaagacaatatAACAGTGTAAACGCATGGCAATATACATGAAAGCAAAACAAGCAACGGGTATCAGTGAGAAGAAATTAAAACTGTAGGGCAAGATAATATGAACAGAACTCCTGAAGACCCTAACCTTTTCTCCTCAAACAGCTCGGCATACACCTCTACATAGCATGCAGTAAGGCACCTATCTAACACAAGGAAGAAACCTATGCTACAGTTCGAAGCACAATTGtcattcaaatgaaatgaaaagaaaatattgctcACCATGTACACTCCCATAAAAACGGTCTCAGTCCCTTTCATGTAACCCAAGCCATAtctaaaaaaatacattagtTTGTAAAAGATATTTTACACAGGGAAGTAAATAGAGCGCAATCCAACGGTATTCAGTAAAATCTTTTCTTGAAAaagtgagaccccccccccccccccatagtctTTAGTATACACAACTTTTAATCAAACCGTGATAGATCAACATGAGCAAGAGTCACCTACAATTCTATATACAGGCATTTGACTTAGTCTCCAATGCAATAGAAAGTGACATTGCATTTTGTGTACTTATGAAACTGCAGAGTAATAAGGACACAGGCCATGTAGTAAACGCTacccaggtttttttttatttcccatcaTCTTTCCGAAAGGCTAAATTTCATGTCAAAGTAGAATCATAGTGGCAGCCAGTGTTCTCTAATCTACGCAGCAGCACGAAGCCATCGTACACAAACAAGGAAACGTCCTTAATATAAACGTAGATGGCGGCTCATGGGCTGATGGAGCCACGAACAAGCCGCACGAGAACACCTGCGATATTTTAACTCCAACGCTTAACACAAATTAAAGTCATGAAATGAAAGAAGGTGGAGACGGAGCGGATCTTACTATcaaaatgttgttattttttgccACAGCACACTAGTCAcctatagatatatatatataagaaaatCAATAAGTATTTACATTGGATCTGCAATGCTTGTCTCACATGGGTTATGTTGGCGGAAAAAGGAACTAATGAAGGAAACCGTTCACCAAATGTAGTCTGGAATAAAGTTGCAGCTGAAAAGCGCATGTTCCCATCTTAAACGGAAATTATTCACCAGAGACTCGGCGAAGGGAGGCAAAAGAGTGAACCGCGGTTTCTCCAGGTAACAATTTTATCATGTCGATCTTCaaataattttcatttttaaaagtttCAAAGGACGTCCTGGAGCAAGTGAAGCACAAACATGAACAAAGGCTTCAACACAATGTATTACACCCCTCCTCAAACTGAGCGCAACGTCCCGAGTTGAGCTCTGAATACTACGTTAGTCCTACAAGACAAGCCGTTTTCTTTTTGAAGACGTAAAAGGCTGCAATGTGCTGACCTCACCGTTATTTTGTCTATGGAAGTTGGCCTGATACTTCCTGTGGCGTGGCTTTGTCAATGAGACCGTCGGAACAACAAAAACCAGGGAGAGGAGATGCCTACGGTTTGCAATGATACCACACCTGAGCGGGGGAAGGGCGCTCACTGATCTACGTGGATCCTGTGATGTCTGGACAGGGAGGACGAATGGTTAAAACCTTTTCCACACTGGGAACACCTGTACGGTTTTTCAGCAGACAGGACACGTTGTTTAGGGAAGGCATTGTTAGGGAAGCCCTTCCCCGTGGGAATGGTGCTGTACTGctggggcggcggcggcggctggggcggcggcggctgagGCTGCTGTTTGCTCTCCAGGTGGACTCTCTGGTGCCTGGCCAGGGAGGAGGAGTGATTGAA
Above is a window of Brachionichthys hirsutus isolate HB-005 chromosome 7, CSIRO-AGI_Bhir_v1, whole genome shotgun sequence DNA encoding:
- the stox1 gene encoding LOW QUALITY PROTEIN: storkhead-box protein 1 (The sequence of the model RefSeq protein was modified relative to this genomic sequence to represent the inferred CDS: inserted 1 base in 1 codon; deleted 1 base in 1 codon), encoding MSRQQRVVQLAPASLAVVLGPDDGSLRAGGGTPGADTTKSGREIFADFKAQNARSFWNKRLVRAIAGVCFXGWMEHLVLVVQGNANSLEVLREAWMRRALRSPRGFVLKAVGDLSPVQMSPVPQSQFIPLSEVLCSVISDMNASEIVVSQEALVNHMSKAHPGITIPTQDILYNALGTLIKERKIYHTGEGYFIVTPQTYFITNNMVREKNWWTSGSADDAPSPPPVTYLLSNDVCLESSQTLPVAHCKSCSCFGPLQTSTNIAATPAPAAVPPSSAVPDQHSVSVSISECTNKSLKWPRPLDHKPAIQHQSTSTAADCQASEISKTTIATSAAGRKDKESKPGRKFGLSLFRRNAGKKEKPKKEYASFSGQFPPEEWPVRDENDLNNLPRDLEHAIIKRINPELTVDNLTRHTVLMKKMEEKRDRGKDKVLDRGLDKDEKGVNKGMSTEILTVSKLRHHHSSKAGKRSAQRASRSKRRVQSSRDKHKEREKETVKSKTPLSADDYPDGEDLIPFQLGVEIPVGNPDQVEDEGAVEGKSLYKKRIENPFQTHSGKDNEARQNREQRREAKEGQASETGRKERTSHRSKSWDPHRAKKIASDGEQAGKSLISEDRYHCAQKKDLTVDHLLHEDTKPNRNLPLDYSSAYPQSSTLRIDDKVRHPREGKSKDGWEEGKNKRFQEAPYNGVPDRSQTRDAGLSDIQQCSNPNPYEPVINHSHGVTPPYTRPTLQRKHSLKLANPKRDDIQRPDNLPSPQQLRETAAGEEQRELRPIVISNKTRKTTTQAERPELITDSTPTMDTGGFIEGDDGLYRGADEQEDEDACSSSCLNEEEVIDAASMYRACAAEYDQPQYQGANTHYYNSNLHQPQVTAMQNSKESNFDIPPSATQREESLSPARAGETTWRLRHHDRTTRSARAQKGSGSRQSSSAQEGPRHEGADSSIFDYCQTEMESDGETALKSADEADGGRPHWAAELAETQEEESDETGGPQTPGAVLSTPGAARAAEMGENQSITGDSGIDSPRTRVSLTSSNGVILEGLKRRSFLQNLEKLHSKSNGIRPQSSLLQLTPVMNV